Below is a window of Myxococcales bacterium DNA.
TTCGCGCTCGTCGATCGTCGGCCGGGTCGACCTGGTCCTGTGCCGCAACGTCCTCATCTATTTCGACGCGCGTTCACGGGCCAAGGTGATCTCGAATCTGTACGATCGCCTGCTTCCCGGGGGTTTCCTGCTGCTCGGCCACTCGGAATCCCTGTGGAACGTTTCCACTGCCTTCGAGCTCGTCCATCTGAGGGACGATCTGGTGTACAGAAAACCCCTGATCACCGGCCGGCTAGACCGACCGCTCGAGTGATGGCGAACATGGACATTCCGGTCATTGCCCCCTCCACGGTCCTGGTCGTCGACGACTCGGCCTTCAATCGGCGCAACATCTCGGAGATGCTCGAGACGAGCTCCGAGGTGCGGGTCGTCGGCAAGGCGGGGGACGGTGAGGAGGCGCTGCGCCTGGCGCTCTCGCTGCGGCCGGACGTCATCACGCTCGACCTCGAGATGCCGCGGATGGATGGCTTCACGTTCCTCAGAATCCTGATGAGCAAGCTGCCGACTCCGGTCATCGTGGTCTCGAGCTACAGCGCGAAAGAGAACGTGTTCCGCGCGCTCGAGCTCGGCGCGCTCGATTTCGTCGCCAAACCCGACCAGAAGAGCGACGGCGACTTTCAAGGTATCGCCGCCGAGCTGCTGGCAAAGGTGCTGCTCGCTCGCACCCTCCGGCGCGGTGTCATCGTGGCACGACCGCAGCTCGACTCCCTGCCCGGCACCGACTCGGTCCCGCCGCGCTCCGCCGAGCGGCTGCCCCCGCGGCACGTGATCGGGATCGCCTCGAGCACGGGCGGTCCAACGGCGCTGATGCAGCTCATGTCACGCATGCCGGCGCGTTATCCCAACGCAGTGGTCGTGGCGCAGCACATGCCGGAGAAGTTCACCCGAACGTTCGCCGAGCGACTAGGCCGGCGCAGTGAGCTGGACATCCGGGAGGCCGTGGAGGCTGACGAATTGGTTGCCGGAGTCGCCCTGGTTTGTCCGGGCGGGCGCTCAGTCGTGCTCGATCCGCGTCCGCCGACGTCGATGCCGAGGGTCCGGGTCCGGCCCCCGGCGGCCGACGACCGCTACGTCCCCAGCGCGGACCGGCTGTTCACGAGCTTGGCGGAGGCCCAGGGGTCTCGCGCCGTGGGGGTGATTCTCACCGGCATGGGGGACGACGGTGTCGTCGGCGCGCAGGCCATTCTGAAGGCCGGCGGCGTGGTGGTGGCGGAGAGTGAGGCCACCGCGATCGTGTACGGCATGCCCGGCGCCGCGATGCGCGCCAAGGTCGTCACACACTCGCTCGCGCTGCCCGAGATCGCCGAATATCTCGCGTCTCTGACCTGAGTTGCCCGGGCTCCGCGCGAGGTTGACACGTCGGAGACGGGTGCACATGGTGCCCTCAGTCCACGTCCTTGGTGCCTCTACAGAGGCCCGTGGGCAATCGGAGTCGACCCGGGGACGGGTGATTCTGTCGGTCGACTCTCACGAGATCGAGGAGGAAGAACCATGTTCGGATATCACAGAGATTTCGATCGCACACTCGCGATCATGGACCAGCTTCGGCGACGCATGGATGGCGTCTTCGACGACTTCGGCAGC
It encodes the following:
- the cheB gene encoding chemotaxis-specific protein-glutamate methyltransferase CheB, which produces MDIPVIAPSTVLVVDDSAFNRRNISEMLETSSEVRVVGKAGDGEEALRLALSLRPDVITLDLEMPRMDGFTFLRILMSKLPTPVIVVSSYSAKENVFRALELGALDFVAKPDQKSDGDFQGIAAELLAKVLLARTLRRGVIVARPQLDSLPGTDSVPPRSAERLPPRHVIGIASSTGGPTALMQLMSRMPARYPNAVVVAQHMPEKFTRTFAERLGRRSELDIREAVEADELVAGVALVCPGGRSVVLDPRPPTSMPRVRVRPPAADDRYVPSADRLFTSLAEAQGSRAVGVILTGMGDDGVVGAQAILKAGGVVVAESEATAIVYGMPGAAMRAKVVTHSLALPEIAEYLASLT